GTACGGCGTACTGAGCTGCAGGAGCTGGTCGCGTACTGGGCCGACGGGTTCGACTGGAGAGCCTCGGAGAGCGCGATCAACAGCTACGAGAACTACCGGGTCGACGTCGGCGGCGTACCGGTGCACTTCCTGCGCAAGGCGGGCGTCGGGCCGCGGCCGGTCCCGCTGATCCTGAGTCACGGCTGGCCGTGGACGTTCTGGCACTGGTCGAAGGTGATCGACCGGCTCGCCGACCCCGCGGCGTACGGAGGTGATCCGGCCGACGCCTTCGACGTGATCGTGCCGTCGCTGCCCGGCTTCGGGTTCTCCACGCCGCTGGAGCGGCCGGACATGAACTACTGGAAGATCGCCGACGTGTGGCACGCGCTGATGACCGGCGTACTGGGCCACGACCGGTACGCCGCCGCGGGCAACGACGTGGGCGCGCTGGTGACCGGGCAGCTCGGGCACAAGTACGCCGACGAGCTGTACGGGATCCACATCGGGTCGGCGCTGAAGCTGTCGTTCTTCACCGGCGACCGCGCGTGGGACATCACGGGCGGGCGGGCGATCCCTTCTGGTGCCCCGGAGGAGGTCCGGTCCCGAATCCTCGCGGTGGAACGACAGTTCGCCGTCCACCTGTCCGCGCACATGCTCGCGCCGTCGACGCTCGCGTACGGGCTGTCCGACTCCCCCGCCGGGTTGCTCGCGTGGTTGCTGGAGCGCTGGGACAAGTGGTCCGACGACGGAGGCGACGTGGAGAGCGTGTTCTCGAAGGACGAGCTGCTCACGCACGCGACCATCTTCTGGGCCGGCGA
The Kribbella italica DNA segment above includes these coding regions:
- a CDS encoding epoxide hydrolase family protein — protein: MTFPFDQTPVHVTDEVLEDLRARLRATKWPLDAGNDDGHYGVRRTELQELVAYWADGFDWRASESAINSYENYRVDVGGVPVHFLRKAGVGPRPVPLILSHGWPWTFWHWSKVIDRLADPAAYGGDPADAFDVIVPSLPGFGFSTPLERPDMNYWKIADVWHALMTGVLGHDRYAAAGNDVGALVTGQLGHKYADELYGIHIGSALKLSFFTGDRAWDITGGRAIPSGAPEEVRSRILAVERQFAVHLSAHMLAPSTLAYGLSDSPAGLLAWLLERWDKWSDDGGDVESVFSKDELLTHATIFWAGDSIETSIRTYANNNRYPWTPSHDRRPVVETPTGITFVDYENPPGVRTGAERIANFLASDRADWYNHTNITCHPRGGHFIPWEIPAEWTDDVRRTFRDLR